One Mycolicibacterium fortuitum subsp. fortuitum genomic window carries:
- the rplU gene encoding 50S ribosomal protein L21, whose protein sequence is MATYAIVKTGGKQYKVAAGDVVKVEKLDAEPGASVSLPVALVVDGANVTSKADDLAKVAVTGEVLEHTKGPKIRIHKFKNKTGYHKRQGHRQQLTVLKVTGIK, encoded by the coding sequence ATGGCGACATACGCAATCGTCAAGACCGGCGGCAAGCAGTACAAGGTTGCCGCAGGTGACGTGGTGAAGGTTGAGAAGCTCGACGCCGAGCCCGGCGCGTCGGTGTCGCTGCCCGTGGCCCTCGTGGTCGACGGCGCCAACGTCACCAGCAAGGCTGATGACCTGGCCAAGGTCGCCGTCACCGGCGAGGTGCTCGAGCACACCAAGGGTCCCAAGATCCGCATCCACAAGTTCAAGAACAAGACCGGCTACCACAAGCGCCAGGGGCACCGTCAGCAGCTGACCGTGCTCAAGGTCACCGGCATCAAGTAG